A region of the bacterium genome:
TCCCGCGCACGGCGACCGAGGCGCTCGCGCGGGCGACGTTGCCGCATGTGATTGAGATCTGCCGGTCAGGCTCCTTCCCGGCATTTTGAATGCCCAGTCCCGCCCTTTTCCATGGGTCCCATCTGCAACCCTTGGAGGCCTTAGGTCCGCCGATACGGTCCAAGGGGTTTGAGGGGCATCGCCGCCGGCAGTCGCTTCAGGAAGGACTTGTTCCGCTCCGCGATGGCCGCCAGGACCGGATAATCATAGGTGAGGACAGGGTGTCCCAGCGCGAGCATCAGGACCTCGTAGAGCGTGGCGACGTGGCCGAGGCCGGAGTGGCGCAGAAATCGCCTTTCGGGGGATCCCGCGAGGATCCGTTCCATGGCCTTCACGGTTCGGGCGAATTCTTCCTTCAATCGAAGAAAGCATTCCTTGTTCTGGCACGACTCGATCGTCTGCCGGACCTCCCAGGCCCGCCTCTCGGCCGCTTCAAAAAGATCGAAGGTGTCTTGCCGCTCCTCCGGAAGCCATCGGCTCGCCCAGGCGGTCCAAAAGAAGGAGAGAAAAAGGGCCCCGATGACACACGACTCATAGACCTCGCGGGCGACGGGAACGATGCGGGGAAAGACCGCGATGGCCGACCAGAGGGCCGTGACGCGGACGGTTCTCAGGGCGAGTTCCTTTTTGTGGCACCGCAAGAGACCGGCTTGATCGATCCCGTAACGGCTCAAGGCCGCCTCGCCCCAGGACGAGGGCATGCCGAGGCTCGTCGGGTCCGAGGTTTGAAATCGGGTCGAGCCGGTCGGCGGCCACGGATCCCCGCCGCCTCCTTGGCCCCCGTCCCCGCCTTGGACGGCCAGGATCCCCGGCGCGAGCGCCGGTGCGGCCGGAACGCAGGGCATGGCGACGCGCGCCGCTTCTTGGGCGGCGGTCTGCAAGGAAAGGGGCGTAAAGGCGGTCGGGATCATAGACAAACCTCAATTCTCTTCGAGGGAATGACTTGTAATGTTTCGAATGATCGCGGCGTCAGGAAATTACTTTCAGAATGGGTAATTCCATTCCTGCAGCCTTTGGAGGCCTTTGAGGGTGAGATTCGGATCGACACTGTCGATCGCCCTTGAGGCGTGGCCGACCAAGGCGGAGAGGCCGCCGGTGGCGATGACCTTTACGGGGAAGCGCAGCTCCTTCCTGATCCTCTGCACCAACCCGTCGATGAGTCCCACGTAACCGTAGAAGACGCCGGAGCGGATCGCCTCGACGGTGTTCCGGCCCACGGCGCGGCGGGGGCGGGCGATCGGAACGAGGGGGAGGAGGGCGGTCTTTTCATGCAGGGCCTCGTTGGCGATGCCGATCCCCGGGGAGATCGTCCCGCCGATGTACTCGCCCCGGGGCGTCACCACGTCGCAGGTCGTCGCCGTCCCCAAGTCCACGATGATGAGGCCGCATTCCCAGCGCGCGTAGGCGGCGGCCGCGTTCACGATCCGGTCCTGGCCGACCTCGCGGGGATTCCGGGTCCGGACGCGGATCGGCATCTTCATTTTGGATGATACAAAGAAGGCCCTCCGGCCCGTGGCCTTTTTGGCCAGTCGCTCGATGGCCGGCTTCAAATGCGGAACGACGCTGGAGGCGACGACCGCCTTGAGGTTGTTTGGAGGCCTCCGGGCCCAGCGCGTGAGCGCTTGGGGCGTCGAGGCGATCCGCCAGGTCTTCTTGAGTCTCTTCCCCTCGAAGAGCCCCAGGACGGTGTTCGTGTTGCCCGCGTCGATCGCCAGAAGCATCTTGTCTCCTCCTTAGGTTCGAACGCTCGGCGTGACATCCCCCGCGAGGATCGAAACGATTCCTTCCTCCGTCTTCACCCTCAAATGGCCCTCCGGGGAAAGACCGGCGACGACCCCGGTCCTCTCGCCTCCGTCGTCCCAACGGACGTGGCGGCCGTTCAGATAGGAATGGGCCTCGCAGAAGGAGATCGTCTTGGAAGGGCCCTCGCGGGTGAATTCGTCGTAGCGCTGGCCGAAGGCCTCCAAGAGACGGTTCAAGGCCGTCTCCCGGTCCACAGCACGTGCGGTCGCCATCTTGACGGACGTCACCTTTTCCCGGACCTCCGGAGAAAAATCCTCGGGATCGGCGTTCAGGTCGACGCCGATTCCCACGACGACCCATTTCAACCGATTCCCCTGGGACTCCATTTCGGTCAGGATGCCCGCGACCTTCTTGTCCCCCCAGTAAAGGTCGTTCGGCCACTTGATCTTCAGGCGATCGGCGCCGGGGAGGAGGTCCGCCAGCAGGTCATGAACGGCGGTCCCCGCGACGAGGGTGAGGAGGGCGGCCTGCGCGGG
Encoded here:
- a CDS encoding type III pantothenate kinase, whose product is MLLAIDAGNTNTVLGLFEGKRLKKTWRIASTPQALTRWARRPPNNLKAVVASSVVPHLKPAIERLAKKATGRRAFFVSSKMKMPIRVRTRNPREVGQDRIVNAAAAYARWECGLIIVDLGTATTCDVVTPRGEYIGGTISPGIGIANEALHEKTALLPLVPIARPRRAVGRNTVEAIRSGVFYGYVGLIDGLVQRIRKELRFPVKVIATGGLSALVGHASRAIDSVDPNLTLKGLQRLQEWNYPF
- a CDS encoding biotin--[acetyl-CoA-carboxylase] ligase; this encodes MNLVIHRFEQTASTNDLAVAGAREGGAEGEVFVSESQTAGRGRLGRRWESPRGKNLYVSILLRPACPPAQAALLTLVAGTAVHDLLADLLPGADRLKIKWPNDLYWGDKKVAGILTEMESQGNRLKWVVVGIGVDLNADPEDFSPEVREKVTSVKMATARAVDRETALNRLLEAFGQRYDEFTREGPSKTISFCEAHSYLNGRHVRWDDGGERTGVVAGLSPEGHLRVKTEEGIVSILAGDVTPSVRT